The Candidatus Fermentibacter sp. sequence AGATGCGAGACAGCTTGCTGGCCAGAGTGCCGCCCATCCCGGGCGGTATGCCGGGCAGGTGCACGATGACCATCCCGAAGGCATCGGCCTCGGGATCCTTCTCGTTCATGGCGCGGGAAAGCACGTCGGACATCTGCTGGGACCTCGAATCGCTGGCGGCGACCATCTCCTGCCAGGTCGCGGCGCACCATGCCGCGTCGTCGCTCTCGAGCATCTCGAGCAGCCTTCCGATGCCGGAGTTCAGGCCCTTTCCGATGACCGACGTGATCTGCTGCCTCACGTTGCAGGCACACCAGGCGCCCTTCCTGTTGGGCCAGGCGTCGACGATGACCCGCATCCCCGCGGGGAGATCGCCGGTCTCGACGTTCCGGAAGCGCTCGAGGAGGTATCTGTTCGCTGCAAGGAGGGGGACTCTGTCGGACACCGTGCCCAGGGCGACCGCCGTATAGAGCCGGGGGCAGTCGGCAATGGAGGGGAAGAGCTCGGCGAGAGCGGCATACAGGACTCCGCACCCCGCGAGCACCGTGCCGGGGAAGCCGATGGCCTGGGGGTCTATGAGGCCGTGCGCCCGGGGCAGGGGAGGGTTCAGGGTATGATGGTCGGTGATGACGACTCTGGCCCCCCTCGCGAGGGCCCACTCCACCCCCTCGACTGCGGAGCAGCCCGAGTCGACCGTGAGGAGCAGGTCGCCCGCCTCGAGAAGGCCGTCCATCCGGGACGGCAGCAGGCCGTAGTCCTCGGAAGCCCTGTCCGGGATGATCGGCACCACCATGAAACCGAGCCGGGCGAGCATGGCCCTGCCGGCATAGATGCCGGTGATGCCGTCTGCGTCGTCGTGCCCGTATAGCACGACCTTGCCGCCGCGCCTGCGCAGCGACGACAGTTCCTCGTCGAGAACCTCGAGCTCCGGCAGCAGCGACCGCCAGGCCGGTCTGCCGGGTTTCCATTCGGCTGCGGGGTCCGGTGAGTTCGGGAAGCGCTTCCTGAGCACCTCTAGAGCCGTGTCTGTCAGGAGCCCGTCTAGCGCTGCCCCCTCCCCTCCCTGTCCCCGTCCGCCGCTTTCGATGCGACAGACATCCAAACACCCCTCCTCCGCTTCATGCACAGAGTTTTGTCTGCCGGGGAGGCATTGTCAACACCACTTGCAACGGGACCCGTCATGGAGTAGACTGGAAACGTGAACTGGCATCGAGCAGCCGTCGTGATCGCCGTACTGTCGCCGGGTGCCGCCGAGTGCGCATTCGAACCGGTCCAGCAGGCTCCGTGGATTGCTGCCGGTTCTTCATCGGCACTCTTCCCCCAGTGCGCCGCCGTCATGTTCGAGAACCCCGCGGGAACCGCCCTTCTCGAGGGATGGTCGATATCCGCGTCGGCTTCGAGGCCGTTCGGTCTGCGGAGGCTCGACAGGGCCTCCGTAGCCGGCTCGCTGCCCTCGGGCGCGACGTGCTTCTCGGCCGGAGCGCTCGCCTCCGGTGACGAAGGCTATTCCGAACTCACATTCACCGCGGGCGCCTCCAGGAGGATCGTCGCGGGCCTCGCCTGCGGGGTTTCGGTGTCGGCTCACAGGCTCTCCATCTCGGGATACGGCTCCTGCACCGCATTCTCCTCCGACGCAGGCCTCGTTGCCCGCCCGATGGACGGCGTGCTGACGGCGCTCGCGGTAAGGGGCCTCGCGAGGAGCCGCCTGGGCGATTCGGGCGACCCCGCGGTCCCCAGGAGCGCATCGTTCTCTGCAGGGGTCGCCCCGGTCGAACGGCTGGGCCTCTCCGCGGGCCTGACATTCACCGAGGGGCTCGATCCGGAGCCTTCGTTCACGGCGGCATACTCCCCGACCGGATCTCTGGTCATACGGCTCGGCCTGTCCTCGGATCCGTCGAGGTTCGCACTCTCCCTCACGTTCGGCGCCGGCCCCGTCGAGTTCCTCTACGGCCTCGGATTCCACCCCGACCTCGGCGAAACCCATTCAGCCGGGGTGGCTCTCGGCCGGGCGGCTCACATCCCCGTCCCCCTCGTGCGGGACATCCCGGCCCCGCCTCCCGGACCGGCGGCCGACGGGGTGATCGACATCAACACCGCCGGGGTCGACGAGCTCTGCTCGCTTCCGGGCATAGGCCCCGCCAGGGCCGAGGCCATAGTGGCGTACAGGCTCGAGCACGGCCCCTTCACCTCGGTCGAACGGATCATGGACGTCCCGGGGATAGGTCCGTCCCTGTTCGAGGGGATGAGATCCAGGCTGGCAGTGGAGTGATCCCCGGGATCATCCTCTCCCTTGCGCTGGTGACCTCTCCCGGTGAAGGCGACGTCCTCTTCAGGCTGGGAAGGCTGTTCCCCGACGCCAGCGGTTCCGTCGACGGCACATGGGCGGGTGACCAGTACTCGTTCCTCCACAGGGTGCGCCTCTCGCGCGGCGGGTTCGACCTGACCGCCGTGGCGGAGAAGGACCCCGGGGAGGACTGGTGCGATCTCGTCACGGCGGGGGCTTCGTACCAGGCTCCCGGTTCGGCCTTCAGCGCGGTCGGGGGCTGGCTGAGGGCCGATCTGGGATCGGGGCTCGTCCTGTCGCATCCCGGAGGCTGGTCGAGCGGCGCCGGCATCGAAGAGAAGCCTCCTTCGCTCCGGACCGGGCTCGAACCCGCAACCAGCCCCGGATGCTCGGACGCCGAGCCCCTCCTCGGGGCCGGAGGTGGATTCTCCCTGGGCGGGGTGTCGTGCACGCTCCTCGGTGCCTCCTCCCGCATCGACCCTTCCGGAGAGGGCCTGCACCGGACCGCGTCCGAGCTCGAGGCCGAGGGTTCGGTCCGGGAGGATCTAGCGGCGGCCAGGATCGCCGGCGGCCCGTTCGGATTCGGAGCGATGCTCGGTGACCGGGGTGACGGCCTTTTCGGGCGTGCCGGGATCGATTTCGACGGATCGGCAGGGGCCATCGGGATAACCTGCGAGGCGGCGGCCGGGCTCTCGGGCGACAGGGCGTCAGACGCATTCTGGGCCTGCATGCACGAGGAGACATCCGCCCTGCGGTTCAACGCCGGGATCTTCCGCTGCCCGGGCGACTTCCCCGGAGACAGATCCTCCATGCCCCTTGGAGGAACCTGCGACATAGGGGCCGGCGCCTCCGCAGGGCTCCGTCCCGGGGACGGATGGTCGGCCCGGCTCACTGCGATGTGCCTCCTCGAGGGGGACGACTCCGGCTCGAGAGCCGATCTGGATATCTCCCGGAGGATGACCCCCGACTTCGACCTGGGCCTGCGTGCGAGGGGCTCCTCCGAAGAGGGCTCCGGGTCGTTCCGCATCGTCGCAACCTCCTCCTGGAGGCCGGCGGGAGGCACGATCCTCTCCGCGGCCGTCCAGCGCACCGGTCACGACGGCCCCGACGGCTCCCCCTGCGGAACCGGAGCCGAGACGAGGCTGAAGCTCTCGCTCGGTGACACGATCCTCAGGCTCGCCGCGGCGGGCTTCTCCACCGACGACTACGATTCCAGGGTCTACTTCGGCGAGCTCTCCCTCCCGGGAGACTTCGCATCCATCCAGCAGTACGGCAGGGGTTTCCTGCTCCAGGCCGCGCTCGGGCTGCCTCTCTCCGAAGGCTCCGAAATCGCCGGAAGGGTCTCGTACCTTCGGAAGGACTCGGTGGAGTCGATGGGGGAAGGCTCGGAAGAAACCGAAGGATCTTCCAGGCTCGACGCCACCATCCAGTTCCAGGCTTCGATCCGCTAGGGCAGGCACGCCGCGGCTGCCGGGCATACGCCGAGCCTTGTCCCGACGCGCTGTTCGCCTTCAGCCTTTGGCTTGACACCAATATGATTTGGTGTAAAATTGGCGCCCGGAGGTACGGAATGCATGTAGACCTCGACCAGGTGGACTTCGTGACCGAGACTGCACTCACGATCCGCGAGAGCAGGCGAAGGACCACGGTCCCGAAGGAGATAGTCGACAGGCTGGGCCTGACGCCCGAGGACAGGCTGAGATGGGTGCTGCTGACGGACGGGACCGTGCTGGTGACGAAGGTCAGGCGTCCCGGAGAAAGGCACTGATGACGAACCGCAGGATGATCACCCTCGCGCTCGCGGCGGCGCTCTGCACCGGATGCGGCAGGGAGCGGCCCGAGGGCACTCTCAGGGTCGGCTACTTCCCCAACATCACGCACTCCCAGGCCATCATAGGCCTCGCGAGGGGCGACTTCGCAAGGGAGACGGGCCCCGGGATCGTGATCGAACCCATTGTCTTCAACGCAGGGCCCTCCGTGATAGAGGCCCTTTACGCGGGCGAGATCGACCTGGCCTACATAGGCCCCAATCCCGCCGTGAACGGCTACATCCGTTCCGATGGCGCCGCTCTGCGGGTGGTGGCGGGAGCCACCAGCGCCGGAGCATGCCTCGTGGTCCGTTCCGACGAGGGAATATCGACTCCGGCCGATCTCGACGGCAGGACGCTCGCGTCGCCGCAGCTCGGCAACACGCAGGACGTCGCGCTGCGTTGCTGGCTCATGGACAACGGGCTCTCGACCCTGGAGCAGGGAGGGACCGTGGAGGTCGTAGCGGTGCAGAACCCCGACATCTTCGACCTCTTCGTGCAGGGACAGATCGACGGCGCCTGGGTGCCCGAGCCGTGGGCGAGCAGGCTGGTCGTGGAGGGCGGCGGAACCGTCCTGGTCGACGAGAGGGATCTCTGGGAGGGGGGCAGGTTCCCTACGGCATGCGTGATAGCCTCCACCCGGATACTCGACGAGAACCCGGAACTGGTCGAGGCGTGGCTGAGGGCGCACGTCTCCATCACTCGGTGGGAGCTGGCGAATCCCGATTCCGCCATGGCCCTGGTCAATTCGGAGATCGGCAGGATGACCGGAAAGGCCCTTCCGGATTCCGTCATGGCCATGGCCTGGTCGAGGATGACCCCGACCTGGGATCCGCTTCCGGAATGCATCGTCCAGAGTGCGGAAGCGGCGTTCAGGATCGGCTACCTCGACGAGGAGCCCGATCTCTCAGGCCTTTGCGACCTGACCATCCTCGGCAGGATCGCGGAAGCGGGGAGATAGCACTGGAACTCGAGCTGAGGGGCGTCTCGCGGAGCTTCAGCCGGCCGGGCCGTTCGGTCGCCGCCCTGGAGGGCCTCGACATGAAGGTTCACCCGGGCGAGTTCGTGTGCATCGTGGGCCCTTCGGGATGCGGCAAGACCACCGTGCTCCACCTGCTCGCAGGCCTCGACAGACCCACTTCCGGCGAGGTGCTGGCAGACGGGAGGAGGGTGGAGGGACCGGATTCCTCCCGCGTGCTGATCTTCCAGGACACGGCCCTGTTCCCCTGGATGAACGCGCGGGCCAACGTGGAGTTCGGGCTCAGGGCCCGGGGGGTGCCCAGGGCCGAAAGGGACGCGGTCGCCGACCGTCTCCTCCGCATGGTCCACCTCGAGCGCTTCGGCCAGTCGTGGATCCACGAGCTCTCCGGAGGGATGCGCCAGAGGACGGCCCTCGCCCGGGCCCTCGCCGTCGATCCTCGCGTACTCCTGCTCGACGAGCCCTTCGGCGCCCTGGACGCGCTCACCCGCGACTCGCTGCACACCGAGCTCCAGGATCTGTGGATGGAGTCCTCCAAGACGATGGTCTTCGTCACGCACAACGTCAGGGAGGCGGCGGTCCTTGCGGACCGGATACTGGTGATGTCGGGCGCGCCGGGAAGGGTCGTGGCCGAACATGCCGTCGACCTGCCGAGGCCCAGGCACATGGAGGATCCGGGGCTGATGCCCCTCGCTGCGAAGGTCCTGGCGGATCTCAGGCCGGCCGGAAGGGCGGTGGGCGATGGAGAACCGCTCTAGGGCCGGGACGGCTCTTTCGAGAAGGGCGGTACAGCTCGGGTTCGGAGCTCTCCTCGTCGCCGTCTGGATCGTGCTGGGAGAGGCGGGGATATGGCCCTCCTACCTCTTCCCCACACTCCCGGGCGTTCTGGAGTCACTGGCGAGGACCGGAGGCACGGGGGTGCTCTGGATATCCATCCTCGGGAGCATGAAGAGGCTGTTCATAGGCTACGGGATCGCCCTGGCCGCGGGAACCCTGCTGGGAGTCCTGCTGGGGAGCTCCCGGCTCGCACGGGACACTGTCGGGCAGGTGGTGCTGGGGCTTCAGGCCCTTCCGAGCATCTGCTGGCTCCCTCCTGCGATCCTGTGGTTCGGCCTTTCTGAGCAGGCGATCCTCTTCGTGGTGATCATGGGCGCCTTCCTCTCGATATCCCTCGCCACGCAGGACGGCATCCGCAACACCCCCAGGGTCTACCTGCAGGCGGCGAGGAACCTGGGAGCCACGGGCCCCTCGCTGTACGCGAGGGTGGTGCTTCCGGCGTCCCTGCCTTCGATCGTCACGGGCATGAAGCTGGGGTGGACCTTCGCCTGGAGGTCCCTCATGGCGGGCGAGCTGCTCTACTCGGTGCCGGGCCTCGGCAGCATGCTGGCGCTGGGCAGGGAGCTCAACGACATAGCACAGGTCGTGGCCGTCATGGTGGTGATTGTCGCCATCGGGCTTCTCGCAGACAGGCTGTTCTTCGGCGCTCTCGAGAGGGCGGTGCAGTCTCGCTGGGGCACGGGAGGGGCCGGGAAGGTCTAGCCCCCGCCTGTTCCGTGGTCTCCATCGGGGCAGCCGCCCTGAGCATCGAGGCTCCTCGCCGAGGAATACGATTCCAGATCGTACATGATCTCCCGGCAGGGCATGGCGCGCTTCTCCAGGACGACCCCCGATTCGGCGAAGAACTTCCCCGCCAGCGTGTCGTGGAATCCCGAGAAGACCACGACCCTGCGGACTCCGGCGGCTATCAGGGCCTTCGCGCAGGTCGTGCATGGCATGTTGGTCACGTAGGCCGAGGCGCCTTCCAGCGACACTCCGTGCCTCGCGGCCTGGCAGATGGCGTTCATCTCGGCGTGGTTCGTCCTGACGCAGTGGTTGTCCACGACCAGGCAGCCCTCGTCCTCGCAGTGGGGAGAGCCGGGCAGGGAGCCGTTGTAGCCCGTCGAAAGGACG is a genomic window containing:
- a CDS encoding ABC transporter ATP-binding protein; its protein translation is MHRPECGSGVQDRLPRRGARSLRPLRPDHPRQDRGSGEIALELELRGVSRSFSRPGRSVAALEGLDMKVHPGEFVCIVGPSGCGKTTVLHLLAGLDRPTSGEVLADGRRVEGPDSSRVLIFQDTALFPWMNARANVEFGLRARGVPRAERDAVADRLLRMVHLERFGQSWIHELSGGMRQRTALARALAVDPRVLLLDEPFGALDALTRDSLHTELQDLWMESSKTMVFVTHNVREAAVLADRILVMSGAPGRVVAEHAVDLPRPRHMEDPGLMPLAAKVLADLRPAGRAVGDGEPL
- a CDS encoding ABC transporter substrate-binding protein, which codes for MTNRRMITLALAAALCTGCGRERPEGTLRVGYFPNITHSQAIIGLARGDFARETGPGIVIEPIVFNAGPSVIEALYAGEIDLAYIGPNPAVNGYIRSDGAALRVVAGATSAGACLVVRSDEGISTPADLDGRTLASPQLGNTQDVALRCWLMDNGLSTLEQGGTVEVVAVQNPDIFDLFVQGQIDGAWVPEPWASRLVVEGGGTVLVDERDLWEGGRFPTACVIASTRILDENPELVEAWLRAHVSITRWELANPDSAMALVNSEIGRMTGKALPDSVMAMAWSRMTPTWDPLPECIVQSAEAAFRIGYLDEEPDLSGLCDLTILGRIAEAGR
- a CDS encoding ABC transporter permease gives rise to the protein MENRSRAGTALSRRAVQLGFGALLVAVWIVLGEAGIWPSYLFPTLPGVLESLARTGGTGVLWISILGSMKRLFIGYGIALAAGTLLGVLLGSSRLARDTVGQVVLGLQALPSICWLPPAILWFGLSEQAILFVVIMGAFLSISLATQDGIRNTPRVYLQAARNLGATGPSLYARVVLPASLPSIVTGMKLGWTFAWRSLMAGELLYSVPGLGSMLALGRELNDIAQVVAVMVVIVAIGLLADRLFFGALERAVQSRWGTGGAGKV
- a CDS encoding helix-hairpin-helix domain-containing protein, whose translation is MNWHRAAVVIAVLSPGAAECAFEPVQQAPWIAAGSSSALFPQCAAVMFENPAGTALLEGWSISASASRPFGLRRLDRASVAGSLPSGATCFSAGALASGDEGYSELTFTAGASRRIVAGLACGVSVSAHRLSISGYGSCTAFSSDAGLVARPMDGVLTALAVRGLARSRLGDSGDPAVPRSASFSAGVAPVERLGLSAGLTFTEGLDPEPSFTAAYSPTGSLVIRLGLSSDPSRFALSLTFGAGPVEFLYGLGFHPDLGETHSAGVALGRAAHIPVPLVRDIPAPPPGPAADGVIDINTAGVDELCSLPGIGPARAEAIVAYRLEHGPFTSVERIMDVPGIGPSLFEGMRSRLAVE
- a CDS encoding DHH family phosphoesterase, with protein sequence MDVCRIESGGRGQGGEGAALDGLLTDTALEVLRKRFPNSPDPAAEWKPGRPAWRSLLPELEVLDEELSSLRRRGGKVVLYGHDDADGITGIYAGRAMLARLGFMVVPIIPDRASEDYGLLPSRMDGLLEAGDLLLTVDSGCSAVEGVEWALARGARVVITDHHTLNPPLPRAHGLIDPQAIGFPGTVLAGCGVLYAALAELFPSIADCPRLYTAVALGTVSDRVPLLAANRYLLERFRNVETGDLPAGMRVIVDAWPNRKGAWCACNVRQQITSVIGKGLNSGIGRLLEMLESDDAAWCAATWQEMVAASDSRSQQMSDVLSRAMNEKDPEADAFGMVIVHLPGIPPGMGGTLASKLSRIFRRGTIVVTTRGNGTIVGEARSLGDWDMASFLTGMKNVFSSAGGHSRAAGFNTDRMGWPELRRNLISRLSTVRSKPVPEPHIDLEPSVLPQAQELSCLAPFGPDFPPPAVKVGGMRYLMQLGPNGPCWCITEDSGE
- a CDS encoding cytidine/deoxycytidylate deaminase family protein — translated: MRPSWDEYFLKLAMLASERATCPRMHCGCVLVKDRYVLSTGYNGSLPGSPHCEDEGCLVVDNHCVRTNHAEMNAICQAARHGVSLEGASAYVTNMPCTTCAKALIAAGVRRVVVFSGFHDTLAGKFFAESGVVLEKRAMPCREIMYDLESYSSARSLDAQGGCPDGDHGTGGG